A stretch of DNA from Oncorhynchus keta strain PuntledgeMale-10-30-2019 chromosome 17, Oket_V2, whole genome shotgun sequence:
gatctctctgtgctttgctctgTTCACCTTTCCCGTatggatgatgccaggtttcctccagatgtgacgcttggctttcaggccaaagggttcattcttggtttaatcagaccagagaatcttgtttctcgtggtctaagtcctttaggtaccttttggcaaactccaagcaggctgtcatgtgccttttactgaggagtggcttctgtctggcaactccatacaggcctgattggtggagtgctgcagagatggttgcccttctggaaggttctcccatctccacaaaggaactctggagctctgccagaggaaccattgggttcttggtcacctccttgaccaaggcccttctccccagattgctcagtttggcaagtggtggccagatctaggaagagtcttggtggttccatatttgttccattttagaatgatggaaGCCAGTGTGTTCTTGGACTTTCAATGCTACACTTTTTTTTgttacctttccccagatctgttcttcgacacaatcctgtctcggagctgctgtacagacaattccttcaacctcatggcttggtttttgctctgacatgcaccgtgaaccctgggaccttatatagacaggtctgtgcctttccaaatcatgtccaatcaattgaatttacctcagatggactccaatcaagttgtagaaacatctcaaggatgatcaatggaaacaagatgcatcAGAGCTCAATTTTTTATTCTCTTAGCaaaatgtctgaatacttatttaaataaggtatttctgtttagtttTTTTGCAAGAAAAaattgttttcactttgtcattatggggtattttgtgcaCTGTTCCTCAAATAAATGTGTTTTAGTAACATTTTCAGTGGCAATTGTTAAAAGTAGACTtcatatttaactaggcaagtcagttaagaacaaattcttatttacaatgactgccaaactctcccctaactcggacgatgctgggccaattgtgcaccgccctatgggactcatgatcacggccggttgtgatacagcccaagatcgaacccgggtctgtagtgacgtctctagcactgcgatgcagtttCTTAGACCATCACTCGGGAGTCTGTTTGTTCAACTttgcaatacattttttttagcttggcatacattttaaagtgaaaaggTGAGTGCCAGACTCGCTCTGTTATGTGGAATTGCCAATatagtagcagtgttgtcttctGACCTGCTTCCTCTGAAGTCTATACTTTTGGGCTCTGATAATTATTCTGTTGTCTAAGGGGATTCTATTGTCTAAGGGGAAGTCTCTGTGAAACTGAGATTTTGCACATCTTCTAGGAAGCCATAACACACACGGTAGTAATGAATAGTTGAATAATAATTGTTTCCTTTTTCTGCAGTTATCAGAAGAGGACTTGAAGACGGGTGGAGACggtgtattttattttttctAAATTTAAATGTCTTTGCAGCAGGTGTTATTCCTCTGCACATTATTTTCAGACACAATCTATTGCATCCTAGAAACAAGCCCTTTGTCATATTTTCTACGTGCTTATGTTCGTCACTGACATGGCAGACTAAGTTACTGAGATTTTCCACCCGTCCACCGATCAATGTACCTTTGATTTTTCTTCATAAAAAGACCCAGTACAATATAAAACTGAATCCCTACACGAGAGCCAGGATGTCCGAGGCGTGGCAGCAGCACGCTGTTGCTCCTCCTCCGGTGGTGCACACCATACCACCAGGGGCGGAGAACGCGTTGGGCTGTGCTGTCTACGGTATCGTCCTGCAGCCTGACCCTGCTCTGCAGCAGTCACAGCAGCAGCACCAGCATGGCCAGCAGCACAGCCAGCAGCatgggcagcagcagcagcagcaccctGCCCAGGTACAGCAGCCTTCTCTGCAGGTAGGGGGCGAGGGCGGCCACAAGTGTGGGGCATGTGGCCACGACATCTCCCACCTGGCCAACCCACATGAGCACCAGTGTATGGTGAGCCAGGACCGCTCCTTCCAATGCACCCAGTGCATGAAGATCTTCCACCAGGCCACTGATCTGCTGGAGCACCAGTGTGTGCAGGTAGAACAAAAGCcctttgtgtgtggtgtgtgtaagaTGGgcttctccctcctcacctcgCTGGCACAGCACCACACCTCACACAACAGCACCAACCCCATGAAATGCTCCATTTGTGAGAAGACCTACCGACCAGGCTCCTCTGGAAACACCACGCCCAGCTCCTCTGCCACCAACCCTCAGCAGCCGTCTGCTGATGGAGCCTCTTCCAGTGGGAGTGCAACAGTGGGATCTTCTTCCTCAATTACATTTCCATCGGCCCGTGACAGGCCCTACAAGTGCTCTGTCTGCCAGAAGGGCTTCAGGCACCTGTCAGAGCTGGCCCGCCACGAGCGTGTGCACACCGGAGAGAAGCCCTTCAAGTGTGACACGTGTGACAAGAGCTTCAGCCAGTCCTCTCACCTGGCCCATCACCAGCGCACCCACAGCTCTGAGCGCCCATACAAGTGTGCTGTGTGTGACAAGAGCTTCAAGCACCGCTCCCACCTGGTGCGCCACATGTATGCCCATTCTGGAGAGCACCTGTTCAAGTGCAACCTGTGTGAACTGCACTTCAAGGAGTCTTCTGAACTGCTGCATCATCCATGCCACCCACAAGGGGCACGCCCCTTCCGCTGTGCCACCTGTGGAAAGGGCTTCAAACGTCCATCAGACCTGCGGCAGCATGAACGCACTCACTCTGAGGAGCGTCCCTTCCACTGTGAGGAGTGCCAGATGAGTTTCAAACAGCAGTATGCCCTGGTGCGCCACAGGCGCACACACAAAAACCCTTCTGACCGCCCTTTCAAATGCAACCTTTGCGACAAAGGCTTCCTGCAGCCATCCCATCTGCTGTACCACCAGCACGTCCACGGCATGGAGAACCTGTTCAAGTGCGCGTCCTGCCAGAAGGAATTCAGTCAGTCAGGAGAGCTGCTGCGCCACAAGTGCGGTGAGTCGTCCTCTTCATCTAGGGACACAGACAAGCCCTACAAATGTGACGTGTGCGGCAAGGGATACAAAAAGAGTTCGACACTGCAGCGACATCAGAACTCGCACTGCCAAGAGAAGCCCCTAAAGTGCTCCCTATGTGACCGCCGCTTCCTGTCATCCTCAGAGTTTGTGCAGCACCGCTGCGACCCGTCCCGAGAGAAGCCCCTCAAGTGCCCCGACTGCGAGAAGCGCTTCAAGTACTCGTCTGACCTGAATCGGCACAGGCGCGTCCACACCGGGGAGAAGCCCTACAAGTGTGCTAGCTGTGACAAAGGCTTCAAGCAACGGGAGCACCTGGCCAAGCATCAGAGTGTGCATTCCAGAGATGCCCAGTTCAAGTGTGTTTGGTGTGGAGAGCGCTTTGGAGACCTGGGAGCTTTGCAGGAGCACACAGTCCAGCACACAGCTGAAGGAGGGGGTTACCCTGTGCCACCTTGCATATAGTTATGCCCCTCCATTCTGTACAAGTTCATAGCAAACGTCCCTGTCTACCATTAATTTGCAGCACCCAGCTTAACACACTTGAACTGGGTATCTCTGGAGTGCACACTCTGGTGCTTTCCAGAGATGCCCAGTTCAAATGCTTTGGAGACCTGGGAGCCTTGCAGGAGCACACAGTCCAGCACACATCTGAAGGAGGGGGTTACCCGATGGTAGGTTACTCTGTGCCAACTTGCATATAGTCACGCCCCTCCCTTATTTTCCAGTTCATAGCAAATGTCCCTGGCTAGCCCTAATTTGCCCCCAGCATATAGAATCCCTAACCTCACTTCCCATCTGAAACTGTTATCAGTCCCCCCTACCCCCAAAATCCCATACAAATGATCATTGTCTCATAAAATGGAAGTGACAGCTTGTCATTGTACTGCCAAGTGTCACTGCTTTAGGGCTACCATCtgaaggacagaggagaagaaACAATCAAGGATATGTCTTTCACTTCAAACTCTAGGGTGGATGTTCTAGTCCAGGGCCCAGTTTCtgaaaagcatcttaaggctaagttaATTGTTAGAACCTTTTGTAGGAGCATCGTTCAATCTCTGAGCTGTTTCCCAAAGCCATCGTTATTGGCGGTGCACTTGAAAACGCTCGTAATCTAActcctgcctcagaccactcgtagAACAGCGAAGTGCGTCGTTAAATGCTTTTTTCGTCTTCCCGCGTCACTTTATATACACAAGATCTCCACTAAACTTAGAATCACATGGTTTATCCCTCTCTGTgaacaaagttgactacaaatGCACAGTCTCCAATATCTCTGCAATTGATACAAACAAGCAACGTATAAAAAGATGCTTCAAATGAAAACTGAGATTACTGCACTCAAATATACATACAGTAGGCTATAGTCCTATTTCAACCATATTGAAATACATTTAATGTTCAGTAAATTCAGTTCTATTTTGCTAGCTGTACACTACTGTCTCATTTGTCTCAGTATACTGTATTTCATGATGTGTAGCCTAACGTGTGCAGTGATGTGCCAAATCAGTGATATTTTTGGGGGGGGAGGGGGCATTTTTATTGGCATTAGAATGGCATTAGAATAAGCCGCCTAAATATTTGCAGCGGTAGGTAATAATATCTCTCTAGGAACTcatccgtagtcagtattgtgAAATACTTCTGTTTCGATCctatcagtatcgacacatgctccaACGATGCACTTAgcgactgttctctctgtgtggtgtTTTGCGTAACACATGTTATGTCTTCGGCCATTCTATGAAAGATGAATCGTTAAAACACTCAGAAGCATAAGTTCCACTGCTTTCGGGGAAACTGGGCCCAGGTCAATTACCTTCTCCTCTATCCTTGAATCAACTGCCCAAGAAGGAAAAAAGGAAAGAAATGTACATCACCACATTAGCCTACATTTCTGTCTATGAAAAGCTTTGTATTTGTACATAAGTTACCTTGTAGACTTGTATAGGAAAGGGAATGTGGACCAGTTCCCCTCAACCTGCTCGACAGGTCTGTAAGTGTTAAGGGTTGCACCATGAGTTGCTGCATGCAGTAATGTTCCATGCTCTTACCCAGGATAGACTTGAATTATTGCTAAGTTTCAGCACTTGCTACAGTCTGCTGATGGCCTCTTGCTTTTTTTATTATTTAGGAATCAATTACGCTGTATCAACGCTGATATAAAATGTTTTtgttgggtgggtgggtagtgGGTCGAGATTATTGTGTATTGGTTACATTTCCACAACCTCATATCACTGTAGTAGCAGTGTATGTATATACACTAAAATCAGACACCTCTTTACCCTTTGTGCTTTAGTATTTTTAAGCTTTTTATGTATTAGTATCAACTCCACAACtattagtgtgtttgtgtttttgtttttttaaacatgaGGGTTTATTGTGCTATTGTGAAATATTACATATGCTTGTGAGTGTATTTGGAAGTATCTGTTTGTATCAAAACACCATTGTACTGCACCAGAATCCCAAAGGTGTGGAGATTAACCAGCTGAAGTTTCATCTCACTGCTATATAGAAATTGTATAGAAATCTATATTTCACACTAATATACAGTTGATATTCCTACCGAGATCAGTGTAGACTCTGCTGAAAACGTGTAAAAACCTGATCAAGCTTCCTCTTACtacgtgtgtgtatatagtacagtatgtatgtttaCCAGCTCCACTGTCTGTTTCTAAAACGGCATTAGCTGTTTTGTATGTTACTATTTTTTTATCATATGGGgactgaaatgtttttttttccttcattaaagtcATAGTTATGATAGATTGTATGTCAAGTTTCCAAGGAGAACATTGTCTGTAAGCCCTACAAGGATTCTGACCCCTTCGTGCTCCTTTTGAAATTTTATCATGAATGATtgttgaatcatgtctgtgaaaATGGAAtcctggctgtgaagtggattgtATAATACATACATGGGGTAGAATTTGGGCAGGTCTGTAGTTTTAGTTAACCCAATTTATGTCAGAGAAACTTATCTGCAGTATATTTGTGCAGGTCATGCTAACTTCTGGTTTGTATAgcctttaaaaaatataaataaaagctAGCATCCTTACCAAAATGGGCTGCTACAGCTTAATTGCAAAAATTATGGATTTACCCTCTCGTCTACTTAGTAGACTTTTAAGTTAAATTCAGAATGGCTCAAATTGACCTCAATTTGTGTTTTTAATGTGTGCAGgtgttttttaaaacattttttgcaAGTGAAGCATTTCAAGTGGTCATGTTTTGTCCCATTTGGTGGTGGATTTGTGTTTTGAGTGCAGTATTGACAGTGTTTTATGATGGGAGAAGGTAATAATTACTTTGAGGAAGGTTCTTTTTATAATCAGATTCAGTTCAGACTTTTTGGCCTTAATCTGGGGTCAGGGTTAATTAGAAACCCATTCTACTCCAGATCTGactgcctccatgttgttgatCTGTTCCTTGTACTCTGTTTTGTTTTCTCCATTGGCATCTGATGTAGGCTAACATTCGGTGTCATTTGTCTTTTGTCTGTCTTTTCTTAAATGTGTTCGTCTTTCATCCGGCATTAAGACAACATAAAAGAGCAGTTAGGaatttattatttttgtaaaagtACTGTATACGTTTTTGTCTTTCTCTTCAGTTTATTAATACCAAATTTATATAAACATTGTTTaaaatctatatatatctatattctTGGAAGGAGTTAACAGGGCCTTTGGGATGTAGGGGGGGTGTTTGTTTGATTGATGGAAGGGTCATTAGGAATGTGATTGACATTAATTTTGATCTAGTGTAGTGCAGAACAGTTAGCCCCTGCCTGTTGACCCTGTTTTCTCTGTTCTGTGCATGCTTGCTGTGTTAGTTCCTGTAATCTGTCCCAGGTATTAGTGCTTCAGATAGTACTTATTCCTCTTATCGCTTTTTTTCAAATTGTAGTATGTGAATgacgtaaaaaaatatattaaaaaaaaatacgTGACAACGTACAGTATGTGTACATTCATGCTAAGATATCTGTATGTAGCATTCAATAACACAGCACTAACAAATAAACTTTTTTCATTTATAAAGGGGGTGTGTCATGCGTGTTTAATTGCAGAGGGAACTGACCGGTATTCTTTTTGAAGTATGTAGATTAGGTACATTCACTAAAATCACAAAATGTTCTAATTTGTAATAGGGTCTATAATGCTTGTTTAGATGCAGGTTATGACCTGTCCTTTATGCCACACGGTAGAAAGACGGCACTTACCATTTGATAATGTAGTACAGAAATATAACACATTTTCTGGTTAATAGTGACTTGATGCATGATTGTTCAACCATTTTATAAACATGTTCCATATACTGCAagttaaacaaaaaaaaaacagctaTATTTATATGCGGTTTTATCTCAGTTTACAAAAGAGTGATGGATTTATGACTAGTTTTGGGCTGCTTTGGATTATTGAATAAAGTACTAGGAAGCATGTGAGGGTTCACTGGGCATAAACTGGTCCTGCTCTTCAatcatcaatcaaatgtatttataaagcccttcttacatcagctgatgtcacaaagtgctgtacagaaacccagcctaaaaccccaaacagcaagcaatgcaggtgtagaagcacggtggctgggaaaaactccctagaaaggccagaacctaggaagaaacctagaggatcCAGGCtataaggggtggccagtcctcttctggctgtgccgggtggagattataacagaacatggccaagatgttcagatgtccatagatgaccagcagggtcaaataataataatcacagtggttgtagagggtgcaacaggagtaaatgtcagttggcttttcatagccgatcattcagagtatatCTACCGCTCTTGCTGTCTCTAGTGGGTAACACTGTTAAAATAGCTTTTT
This window harbors:
- the LOC118396586 gene encoding zinc finger protein 319 produces the protein MSEAWQQHAVAPPPVVHTIPPGAENALGCAVYGIVLQPDPALQQSQQQHQHGQQHSQQHGQQQQQHPAQVQQPSLQVGGEGGHKCGACGHDISHLANPHEHQCMVSQDRSFQCTQCMKIFHQATDLLEHQCVQVEQKPFVCGVCKMGFSLLTSLAQHHTSHNSTNPMKCSICEKTYRPGSSGNTTPSSSATNPQQPSADGASSSGSATVGSSSSITFPSARDRPYKCSVCQKGFRHLSELARHERVHTGEKPFKCDTCDKSFSQSSHLAHHQRTHSSERPYKCAVCDKSFKHRSHLVRHMYAHSGEHLFKCNLCELHFKESSELLHHPCHPQGARPFRCATCGKGFKRPSDLRQHERTHSEERPFHCEECQMSFKQQYALVRHRRTHKNPSDRPFKCNLCDKGFLQPSHLLYHQHVHGMENLFKCASCQKEFSQSGELLRHKCGESSSSSRDTDKPYKCDVCGKGYKKSSTLQRHQNSHCQEKPLKCSLCDRRFLSSSEFVQHRCDPSREKPLKCPDCEKRFKYSSDLNRHRRVHTGEKPYKCASCDKGFKQREHLAKHQSVHSRDAQFKCVWCGERFGDLGALQEHTVQHTAEGGGYPVPPCI